The genomic region ggatggtctcaaactcctgggctcaagcgatcttcctgctttggcctcccaaagtgctgggaatacagacatgagccaccgcgacagGCCATATTGCTGAATTTGGAAAGTGGAGCAAAGAATCatgcaaaaaattaagaaaaccaaaACGCAACCAAGGCGAattcaattgcatttttttttcccagcgaCACTTTCTAAGACACGAACCTCTCTCTTAAGCGAACCTATTCCAGGGCGcccttcattttcatttcttgaaaCAGCAGCCTTGCAGGCCGAGCCGCGGTTCCCGAGAACTCGGCTGCCACCCAGAGCAGGTTGCATGGACCCAGGAGCGCCAGCGGCCCGGCTCTGCCAGCTTCGGCCAATCAGAGGCCAGGGAGCGGTGGGCGTGGCGTGGGGCGGTGCGCGGGGCTGGGCGGCGGCTGAGGCGCGTGCTCTCTCGCGTGGTCGCTGGGTCTGCGTCTTTCCTGGCCAGTGTGCTGAGCTCTCCGTCTCGTCGCTGCCGCCCGCGCCTGGCCTACCGCGGCACTCCCGGCTGCACCCTCTGCTTGGCTTCGCCATGCCGGTGGACCTCAGCAAGTGGTCCGGGCCCTTGAGCCTGCAAGAAGTGGACGAGCGGCCGCAGCACCCGCTGCATGTCACCTACGCCGGGGCGGCGGTGGACGAGCTGGGCAAAGTGCTGACGCCCACCCAGGTACACCCGGCGGCGGGCGTGCAGCGAGCTGCCCGGCGCGGAGGCCTGTACCGCCCGCCTGGGTGGGACCCAGCGGAGACAGGGCCGGGGGCGGTGGGGAGGTTCAGCCTGCGTGTGTCGAGGCCCCCCAGGCCAGAGGTCCCGGGGTCCATGTCCCATGCCTGGGGGCCACCCTGACCACCGGGAACCCGGCCTGTGGCGTGGCCAGGCAGGTTCGGCCTGCGGCAGACATTCATTCACTTTTCCCGGGCTTCAGGCCCAAGAGGGACCTAGGTTCGGAAACAGGCCGGATCCCCCTCTCCCCCCACAGGGCAGGGCGCTGGAGAGGGACGTCGCCGGGACAGAGTAGGCTGTGGCCGCCCGGACGCCCCCAGAGCTTCCCCTAGGGCCTCAGTATTTTAGGCCTCGTTTTGGAGGGCTGAAGCCCCACCCGAGAGCCTGTGACGCATTATGTAACTGGCGATGAGCGCGCCGGCCTATTTCTCCTTTGTTAAATCGGTCAAGGGCGTGCAGCCAGAACGCTGGAGGGCAACGGTTAATTTTGCTGTTTGACCTCCCACGCCCACGACTGGGGCTGCCGAAAGTGAAGAAACTAGATTTGCAGACGCCACTGGTAGTTGGTTATGAAGCTCCGGGCAACAGCGTAAAATAAACTGCCCCGACCTTACATTGTTTTGGATGTtcacagaatttaatttttttggatattTAAATATGTAGTGCCCATCTAACACAGCCTCCCTTTCCCTGCTCCCTGCCCGCCTCTCATCACCTtggctttctccttttctttgcaCTTTGAAACGTACAGTTAATGCAGATTTCACTTTAGCAGGCTCCAGATAACCTCCTGATCACCAAATCCAGAAACGCTGTGATTCCGGACAGACAATGTAAGGGTGTCGTTGAGAAGGGGACTCAGTGCCAGGGTTGGAATCCCAGCCTCATCTGTTTCTGTTAATAGTGTGCTGGGATACTAGCCCCATGGTGTTGTTGGGACTGAAATAatatacagcctgggcaacataacaagaccccaactctacaaaaaaaaattggccaggtgtgatggtgtaaGCATGTagttcccagctgctcaggaggctgaggtgggaggatcgatctATTGAGCgctggaggttgaggctacagtgagccttgaTAGCgtcactacactctggcctgagtgacagaaggagacctggtctctaaaataaataacgTATATAAAACTCCAGCTCCTGGCTCTTAGAGTCAATACAGGGTcattgattttattaaaaatctattctGTTTTGTCTTTGGAGAGTCTGAGATCAAAGAAAAAGTATTGGTTTCTTCagcatttcttgtttttgagacagagtctcactctgtcgcccaggctggagtgcagtggggtgatcttggctcactgcagcctctgcctccccagctcaagtgatcctcccacctcagcctcctgagtggctgggattacaggttcccgccaccatgcccagctaatttttgtagtttcagtagaggcaggtttcaccatgttggccaggctggtctcaaacccctgacctcaagtgatcctctctcctaggcctcccaaagtgctgggattacaggcgtaagccaccacacccagccagtttctTCAGCATTTCTGACTTTTTTACTCCAAACTGGTTCCTTCATACAGGTTAAGAATAGACCCACCAGCATTTCGTGGGAGGGTCTTGATTCAGGGAAGCTCTACACCTTGGTCCTGACAGATCCGGATGCTCCCAGCAGGAAGGATCCCAAATACAGGTGAGAGGAGGGAAAGACAAGAGCAAGTCATGCAGAGATGACTTATCGGGTGTAAGTCCCTTGCTGGAAACGGAGAAGAAGACCTGGTTTGGGATGCCCCCACCCATGCTTAAGCCGGAGAGTGCCTTTCCTGCCCTTTTGCCCCCTACAGCAGGTGTCTGTAACTCACAGCCGAGAGCCATATCCACCTGTGGCCTGTTTTTATACAGCcccatgagctaagaatggtttttacatttttatttagttatttattttttttttttttgagacagagtctcagtcacccaggctggagtgcagtggcatgatcttggctcactgcaacctccacctcctgggttcaagtgattctcatgcctcagcttcccgagtagctggaattacaagcgcccaccaccatgcctggctaatttttgtatttttagtagagatggggtttcaccttgtccaggctgctctcgaactcctgacctcaggtgatctgcctgcctcagtctcccaaagtgctgggattacaggtgtgagccaccatgcccagcctggtttttacatttttaaatgattggtgaaaaattgaaagaagaatAGTACTTTGTGATGTGGAAATTACACAAAATTTACCTGTCAGTGTCCATCAGTTAACGTTTTATTGGAGCACGGCTATGTGtcatctgtggctgctttcatgctgccGAGGCCAagttgaatagttgcaacagagactgtggCCCCCAAAGCTTAACACATTTATTCTCTGGCCTTTTAATGGAAAGTTTGCTGACCTTTGCTCTAGAAAATCTCAGAGGGTGGGAGGGGCTGGGTCTGCTCTTCTGCAAACATATGAGGTTTGTGCTGGCCTCTAAGAAAGTGAggactgggccgggcgcggtggcttatgcctgtaatcccagcactttgggaggccgagtcgggtggatcacgaggtcaggagtttaagaccagtctggccaacatggtgaaaccctgtctctactaaaaatacgaaaattagccgggcgtgatggcaggcggctgtaatcccagctactcgggagcctgaggcagagaattgcttgagcccaggagatggagcttgcagtgagccgatcgtgccactgcattccagcctgggcgacacagtgagactctgtctcaaaaaaaaaaaaaaaaaaaaaaagaaaggaccatTGTTCATGGCTGTGTTCTGGCACCCAGCATGTTCTTGATGCCCAGCTGCTGGCTGTGCAGTGAATGTTCCCTGATCTCCGGTGGTGCTGACATCCCGTGTTTCTTCATGCAGAGAATGGCATCATTTCCTGGTGGTCAACATGAAGGGCAATGACATCAGCAGTGGCACAGTCCTCTCCGATTATGTGGGCTCGGGGCCTCCCAAGGGCACAGGTTAGTAAAGGTTGTTTTTggtgggaggttgaggagggagcTCGGGGGCACATTAGGATTGGCCcagcacttttcttttcttttgagagccCTTAACCCTGCTGGAAATAGCATCTCAGCTCACCCCTAGAGCAGCTGCCTTCAGGGCACACATTCAGACCTGCAGGAGTGTCAAGTGGCTAGAGCCTTGGGTTCTGGACAGACGGACCCTCTGTGTAGAACTGTCTCTGCACCCCTATCCCTTTAGCAAGCAGGGAAGTTGGCAAGAGGGAAGCACTGTTGCAGAAAGCTTAGCATGGCCTTtaggggctgcagtgagtggaaTACACAGTTAAACTATCTCAAGCCTTTGCCCGGGGTGATGTTTgagtttctataaaaaatttcagaaatgatCATAGTTTCCAAATTATATAAGGTTGCCTTCTGTATTTGTTTCTGAAAAGGTCTAGCTTGGTATATTGAAAAAAGATTTGGAAGACTTCAGTAGAACTATATTgaaggcgcacacacacacacacattgtattGTGTTGTATCGTGTTATAgctgttatatataaaatacatgtagatATCTAGAGATAGAAAGAGAAAGCCCACCGTATTGAAACTTTACAGGTTGGGTAAGTGCCGCCTAAGCTGATGGTGAGAGATGCATTCTTATTGCCTGGTGTTCAGTTCGGGATGTTTCCATTTGGTGGAACTGTCACAATCCTAGCTTTTGTACAACTTATCCAGCCAGGAGTTAACATGAAGAGGTACAAGAACATCTCTGACATGGACAGTTGGTCACGGGCTCATGGTTTCTCTGTAGACCCGGAAGCTTCAGATGCCTTTAAACCCTCTCACGCATGCATAGTAGATGGTAAAAGGACAGATTTCCCAGGGACCTAGTAAGTTCTCTAGGGCATTTATAAAATTAGGCAGCTTAATTATGGGAAGCTTACCTGTGAGAATAAAGCAGTTCTCTCAAGTAAGAgctgtgttctcatttttttttttttttttctttgagttggagtcttgctgtctcccaggctggagtgcagtggcatgatctcggctcactgcaagctccgcctcccgggttcacgccattctcctgcctcagcctcctgagtagctgggactacaggcgttcgccaccacgcccggctaattttttgtatttttagtagagacggggtttcaccgtgttagccaggatggtctcgatctcctgaccttgtgatctacctgcctcagcctcccaaagtgctgggattacaggcgtgagccactgcacctggcagagctgtgttctcatttttaaaaaagcctcagtagctcattttcttgttttttccatATTCTTGTTGTATGGTATAATTTACATGTAACAAAATGCACAGATCGGAAGAGTTCAGTCAGCAAATGTGATCAATGCATACACCCATGGAAGGTAGCAGCCATTGGAAAGATAGATGACATTTCCATCGCCCAACGACGTTCTTATGTGACCTTTTTACTTAAATTCCCCCAGAGCTTACCATATTCTGACTCCTGTCTCCATAAATCACTTtcactattcttttttcttttttttttttctgagatggagtcttgctctgcctcccaggctggagtgcaatggcgcgatctccgctcactacaacctccatctcctgtgttcaaatgattctcctgcctcagcctcctgagtagctgggatgacaggcgcccaccaccatgcctagctaatttttgtatttttagtagagacaaggtttcaccatgttggccaggctggtctcgaacgtctgaccttgtgacccgcccgccttggcctcccaaagtgctgggattacaggcgtgagccactgcgtccagccactTTTGCTGTTCTTGTGTTCATATAATGGTATcgtggaccaggcacagtggttcacgcctataatcgcagcatgTTGGCAGGcggaggcagttggatcactggaagccaggagttcaagaccagcctggccaacatggtaaaactctgtctctaccaaaaatacaaaaactatccaggcgtggtggcatacgtctgtagtcccagccacctgtggggctgaggtcggaggatggcttgaacctgggagggggaggttgcagtgagctgagattgtgccattgcactctagcctgggcgatagagcaagactctgcctccaaaaaaaaaagtatcatgcaatgtgtatttaaaaaaatttgggtGACTGGTCTACTTCATTCCAGATAATATCTGTGAGATTGGTCCATAGATTGTATCAATAGTTGCCCCTTTTTATTGCTCAGTAATATTCCCGTTGGTGAACAGGCCAGTTCGTTTAGCCATTctctattgatgggcatttgggatgTTTCCAGTATTTggattttatgaataaatatccaaatattatccagtctttttttgtttaaacttCTGTGTATTATTCTAGGACTATTtagctttgaaaagaaatttggacACATGCTACGCCAGGATGAACCCTGAGGAACATTATGTtagtgaaatgagccagtcacacaaagacaaatactgtacaaTTCTATGAGATATCTAAAGTAGCCAAGCTCACTGAAACAAAGGGACTGGCTgacatacattcttttttttttttttaatttttttttttttttcttcagacagagtcttgctctgtcacccaggctggagtgcaatggcgcgatctcggctcactgcaacctccacctcccaggtttaagcgattctcctgcctcagcctcccgagtagctgggatacaggtgtccaccatcacacccggctaatttttttatttttagtagagacggggtttctccatgttgggcaggctggtcttgaactcctgagcttagatgatctgcccaccttagcctcccaaagtgctgggattacaggcaagggccaccatgcccggcaaaatttaccatcttaaccctttttttgaggctggagtgcagtggtgtgatctcagctcacttcagcctccacctcccgggctcaagtgatcctcccacctctgcctcctgggtagctgggattacagacacgtgccaccatgcctggctaatttttgtatttttagtagagacggggtttcaccatcttggccaagctggtctcgaactcctgacttcaagtgatccacctgccttagcctctcaaagtgctgggattacaggtgtgagccactgcgctgcctccatcttaaccatttttaagtgtacactaCAGTAGTGTTAACTACATtcactttgggttttttttttttttttagatagggtcttactctgtcccctaggctggagcacagtggcacattttcagctcactgcagggctcagctcacctcctgggctcaagcaaccctcctacctcaggctcccgagaagctgggactacaggcacaggctaccacatccagcaaatttttgtatttctagtagagacggggtttcgccatattgcccaggctggtctcaaattcctcctgggctcaggcgaccctcccaccttggcctcccagagtcctgggattataggtgtgagctaccatgcgcGGTCACTACACtcacattgttgtgaaacagATCTCTAGATTTGTCATCTTCCCCAACAGAAACCCTGTCCCCATTCAACAACAGCTCCCCATTTCCCTTCCCCtagccctggcagccaccatgcCACTTTCTGTTGCAGTGTTTGTCTACTTTAGATACCTCGTGGAATTGTACAGTATTTGTCTTGCAACTGGCTAATTTCACTAAtgtaatgttctcaaggttctcTGGTGTAGCATGtgtctgaatttctttttaaggctgaatagtccTAGAGTAGCACAGaggagtaaagaaaaaataaaaggctggaTACTATTCTGTTGTGTGTATAAACCACATTCTGATCATCTTTTCATCCATCAGTGGACAGTTGGGTTGCCTCtgtttcttggctattgtgaatactgctgcatcGCACATGGGCGTGCAAATatttaaacaactttttaaaaaataactttgtttctggccgggcacagtggctcatgctgtaatcccagcactttgggagggcgagatgggtgggtcacttgaggtcaggcgtttcgccaacatggcgaaacctggtctctactaaaaatacaaaaacaaaacaaaactgggcgtggtggcacgtacctgtaatcccagctactcaggaggctgaggcaggagaattgcttgaacctgggaggctgaggttgcagtgagccgagatcacgccactgcactccacgcctaggcaacagagtgagactctatctcaaaaaaaaaaacaaaaaaaaaaaccccactttttaaaaaaataaaagctcatGGTACCTATTTGCATCCAGTACATCATTGAAGCTTGTAGAAAGCTGCTTAGTTAAAGTGAGGTTGGGTCACTTCGAAGGAGGCCTCCAGTTTTCTAAGGAAGTAAGTTTTGGAGGTAGAAAGAAAATGTTCTCCTTTATCCTGGAGGCTCGATTGTGGTATGGTGGGCCCTGGTCATTGATTTGTTTTGTCCTTAATTGGTTTGTCCTACCTGATAGAAGTGAAATGGGTGTTCTGATGGGAGGTGGCGGGTGGTGACTTGAGAAGGTCCGGGAGCCTGAAGTGGGATGAATGAAGAACACAGAGCCTCGTGGGAGGCAAGGATAAGGGGGTGCAGAGGCATGATCCCACAGGCCAGGAGAGGCTGGAACTAAGGGCTTGGGCTTGACACCAGTTACAGCAGGGGCCTAACACAttctattaggttgatgcaaaagtaattgcggtttttgccattaatatGTTAATTGCCATTAAATGTTAATTTGCACCAAATACTTGTCTGGACCCTCGGTATCCTCCTTGTAAATGGTGTGGTCTGGGTGCCTCCATGTTGAAACATTCAATAAAAATGGATGATGTCCCCATTTCAAGTGCTGGGCTGTGTGCACAtcttccctctgcctctccccacAGGCCTCCACCGCTATGTCTGGCTGGTTTACGAGCAGGACAGGCCGCTGAAGTGTGACGAGCCCATCCTCAGCAACCGATCTGGAGACCACCGTGGCAAATTCAAGGTGGCGTCTTTCCGTAAAAAGTATGAGCTCAGGGCCCCGGTGGCCGGCACATGTTACCAGGCCGAGTGGGACGACTATGTGCCCAAACTGTACGAGCAGCTGTCTGGGAAATAGGGGGTTAGCTTGGGGACCTGAACTTACCTGGAGGCCCCAAGCCATGTTCCCCAGTTCAGTGTTGCATGTATAATAGATTTCTCCTCTTCCTGCCCTGCTTGGCACGGGTGAGACCTGACCAGTCAGATGGTAATTGAGGGTGACTTTTCCTGCTGCCTGGCCTTTATAATTTTACTCACTCACTCTGATTTATGTTTTGATCAAATTTGAACTTCATTTTGGGGGGTATTTTGGTACTGTGTTGGGGTCATCAAATTGTTAATCTGAAAATCACAACCcagaatgtaaaaaagaaaaaattgggggGAAAAAGACCAGGTCTACAGTGATAGAGCAAAGCATCAAAGAATCTTAAagagaggtttaaaaaaaaaaaaaaaaagattagttgcCTCTGCCTTTGTGATCCTGAGTCCAGAATGGTACACAATGTGTTTTTATGGTGATGTCACTCACCTAGACAACCAGAGGCTGGCATTGAGGCTAACCCCCAACACAGTGCATCTCAGATGCCTCAATAGGCATCAGTATGTCACTCTGGTCCCTTTAAAGAGCAATCCTGGAAGAAGCTGGAGGGAGGGTGGCTTTGCTGTTGTTGGGACATGGCCATCTAGACCGGCAGCAGTGCTCGCTGACAGCTTGGGAGAAACCTTAGATCTGTGTTTGTTAAATTGATCGTTCTTCATGGGGGTAAGAAAAGCTGGTCTGGAGTTGCTGAACGTTGTGTTAATTGTGCTGTTTGCTTATAgttgaataaaaatagaaacctgAATGAAGGAACCGAGTCCCCAGATGTTTTGTTCTATTGGGTATGGGTTTCATAAGTGTGAGAAGTCAAGTCTCAGGGTGAGTCGTCTCCATGACCAGCAAGTAACAGCTGGGACTTGTTCCAGGGGCCATACGGAGGGTCCGTGCCTCTACATGTGCCATTAACCCACAGCAGGAGCAAACAGTTGAGACTTgaggtttctaaaaaaaaaaatcataaaacatgaGGCCGAGTCTTATTGCCCAAAAAGCACCTTTGCTTCAAGTGGTCCTTTTGACCCGAGAAGGATGTTCTAAAGAAGCTGGCTGAAAACCTTCCCCCTTGGTGAAGTCTG from Pongo pygmaeus isolate AG05252 chromosome 10, NHGRI_mPonPyg2-v2.0_pri, whole genome shotgun sequence harbors:
- the PEBP1 gene encoding phosphatidylethanolamine-binding protein 1 — encoded protein: MDPGAPAARLCQLRPIRGQGAVGVAWGGARGWAAAEARALSRGRWVCVFPGQCAELSVSSLPPAPGLPRHSRLHPLLGFAMPVDLSKWSGPLSLQEVDERPQHPLHVTYAGAAVDELGKVLTPTQVKNRPTSISWEGLDSGKLYTLVLTDPDAPSRKDPKYREWHHFLVVNMKGNDISSGTVLSDYVGSGPPKGTGLHRYVWLVYEQDRPLKCDEPILSNRSGDHRGKFKVASFRKKYELRAPVAGTCYQAEWDDYVPKLYEQLSGK